One Amaranthus tricolor cultivar Red isolate AtriRed21 chromosome 1, ASM2621246v1, whole genome shotgun sequence DNA window includes the following coding sequences:
- the LOC130809701 gene encoding glycine-rich cell wall structural protein — translation MKGGTKRLSLLFLVCFHIAVTCVDARNVVIAKDQDEKFLFSKGGGFGGGFGGGAGGGFGGGAGGGFGGGGGGGGGGGGGGGFGGGAGGGFGGGVGGGIGGGHGIGGGISKGGGIGGGIGGGHGIGGGIGKGGGIGGGIGGGHGIGGGIGKGGGIGGGIGGGHGIGGGIGKGGGIGGGHGIGSGIGGGIGGGIGGGHGIGGGIGGGHGIGGGHGIGGGIGKGGGFGGGIGKGGGVGGGIGKGGGFGGGIGKGGGIGGGIGKGGGFGGGIGKGGGIGGGIGKGGGFGGGIGKGGGLGGGVGGGFGKGGGFGGGIGKGGGFGGGIGKGGGLGGGIGGGIGKGGGFGGGIGKGGGFGGGIGGGFGKGGGIGGGFGKGGGFGGGIGGGSGGGFGGGFGGGAGGGGGVGGGGGGGFGGGFGGGHP, via the coding sequence ATGAAGGGAGGAACAAAGAGATTGTCCTTACTGTTTTTGGTGTGCTTTCACATTGCTGTAACATGTGTCGATGCAAGAAATGTGGTGATTGCAAAGGATCAAGATGAGAAGTTTTTGTTTAGTAAGGGCGGTGGATTTGGTGGAGGATTTGGTGGTGGAGCTGGGGGTGGCTTTGGGGGAGGTGCTGGTGGAGGATTTGGAGGTGGtggtggaggtggaggaggaggtggtggtggtggaggatTTGGTGGTGGTGCTGGTGGTGGTTTTGGAGGAGGTGTTGGTGGCGGCATTGGTGGTGGACATGGCATAGGTGGAGGAATCAGTAAAGGTGGTGGCATTGGTGGTGGCATTGGTGGCGGCCATGGAATTGGTGGAGGAATCGGTAAAGGGGGTGGCATAGGTGGTGGCATTGGTGGTGGCCATGGAATCGGTGGTGGAATCGGTAAAGGTGGTGGCATCGGTGGTGGAATCGGTGGTGGTCATGGCATTGGTGGTGGAATCGGTAAAGGTggtggcattggtggtggtcATGGAATTGGTAGTGGAATCGGTGGTGGCATTGGTGGTGGAATTGGTGGTGGTCATGGCATTGGTGGTGGAATCGGCGGTGGTCATGGAATTGGTGGTGGTCATGGCATTGGTGGTGGAATTGGAAAGGGTGGCGGATTTGGTGGTGGAATCGGAAAAGGTGGCGGAGTTGGTGGTGGAATCGGAAAAGGTGGCGGATTTGGTGGTGGCATTGGGAAAGGTGGGGGTATTGGTGGTGGCATTGGAAAAGGTGGTGGTTTTGGTGGTGGAATCGGCAAAGGAGGCGGTATTGGTGGTGGAATTGGTAAAGGTGGAGGGTTTGGAGGAGGAATTGGGAAAGGTGGAGGTTTAGGAGGGGGGGTTGGAGGTGGTTTTGGAAAAGGAGGTGGTTTTGGTGGTGGCATTGGTAAAGGTGGTGGCTTCGGTGGTGGAATTGGTAAGGGTGGTGGTTTAGGGGGTGGAATCGGAGGTGGTATTGGAAAGGGTGGAGGATTTGGTGGAGGCATTGGAAAAGGTGGTGGATTTGGGGGTGGAATTGGAGGAGGATTTGGCAAAGGTGGTGGCATAGGAGGAGGATTCGGTAAAGGAGGTGGATTTGGGGGTGGAATTGGTGGTGGCTCTGGTGGTGGGTTTGGTGGTGGTTTTGGCGGAGGAGCTGGTGGCGGTGGTGGCGTtggtggaggtggaggtggtGGATTTGGTGGTGGATTCGGAGGTGGACACCCATAA
- the LOC130809280 gene encoding uncharacterized protein LOC130809280, with protein MTRSTNKQPLFFDPEVEATARKTHASAKKRRAEARKQAQQASRSLDMAAQTPERTLRQSTQPKASNVTAGIRMPTTNAGNFDIKSHVMNMITGNQFYGLDNEEPVDHLQKFLQACSLQKITGMTDDELYLYLFRFSLAGKAQRWYNSLPNTITTWAQLSDAFLVKYYPGYKTHDYRVKLYSFSQDAGETFHDAWERFKDYQYMCPHHGIEKEFLMQSFYNGLDNETKRMVDGAAGGSFMNKQTSEAISLLDTLAENQWNSSSRRAAQAPRKGKHEVETYSLLSSQISALNAKIDGMCMNANTSMPVNAMATSSQGGVACDYCGVHGHSLMECSVNPNGAMGVPEQVNAFQARPPFNNNSYYPGIRNHHNLSYRSNNVLNPQQQHFPPQAPQQHYGQHQQYQPNQGPPGFQRPPQGHQQQHFQNQQPQSELGELKNMMAQMAKQLEQLGTHNKMLETQVAQLAASSSSRQAGALPGQPTQPHGKETANAITTRSGLSYDEPPMPHNEESNSKEVGIPEVVIDEAPSEAVHEKEKAKEEALQVPPITLPFPNRQVKSKLDKQFGKFLEVVKNLQVTVPFTELITQVPAYAKFMKDILTRKRAFSEVETVAFTEQCSALLQNKSPPKLKDPGSFSIPCHIGTLFIDKALCDLGASVSVMPFSVCSKLKMGDLKVTNITLQMADRSVKYPLGILEDVPVRVGKFYIPVDFVVLDMEEDRQIPIILGRPFLHTAGAVIDVKNGRLTLSVGDDNITFNFSNALKGPMLEKKCYAIDVVDVICHDNLPLTLMKDPLEAVLCLESSTGDASIWKTKIDAIEQALLCFS; from the exons ATGACCAGGAGTACCAACAAGCAACCTTTGTTTTTTGATCCTGAGGTTGAGGCAACTGCTCGTAAAACACACGCAAGTGCAAAGAAAAGGAGGGCGGAGGCTCGTAAACAAGCTCAACAGGCCTCTCGATCTCTTGACATGGCGGCTCAGACTCCCGAGAGAACTCTTAGGCAGTCTACACAGCCCAAGGCTAGCAATGTTACCGCGGGGATTAGGATGCCGACTACTAATGCTGGAAACTTTGACATCAAATCCCATGTTATGAATATGATCACGGGAAATCAGTTCTATGGTCTTGACAATGAAGAACCCGTCGATCATCTGCAGAAATTCCTTCAAGCATGTTCTCTACAAAAGATTACTGGGATGACTGACGACGAGCTCTACTTGTACCTCTTTCGTTTCTCTTTGGCAGGCAAGGCTCAACGTTGGTATAACTCTCTTCCAAACACCATTACTACTTGGGCGCAATTGTCTGATGCTTTCCTAGTGAAGTATTATCCCGGTTATAAGACTCACGACTACAGAGTTAAGCTCTATAGTTTCTCACAAGATGCGGGGGAGACTTTTCATGATGCGTGGGAGAGATTCAAAGATTACCAATATATGTGCCCTCATCACGGTATAGAGAAGGAATTTCTTATGCAATCTTTTTATAATGGTCTTGATAATGAGACTAAGAGGATGGTAGATGGTGCGGCTGGCGGCtctttcatgaacaaacaaacttCTGAGGCTATTTCACTCTTGGATACTCTTGCTGAAAATCAATGGAATAGCTCATCTAGGCGCGCAGCTCAAGCACCAAGGAAGGGGAAGCATGAAGTTGAAACTTATTCCCTTCTATCATCACAAATCTCAGCTTTGAATGCGAAAATTGATGGGATGTGCATGAATGCTAATACATCTATGCCCGTCAATGCTATGGCTACCTCTAGCCAAGGTGGAGTTGCTTGTGATTATTGCGGTGTGCATGGTCATTCTCTAATGGAGTGTTCCGTTAATCCCAATGGAGCTATGGGGGTGCCAGAGCAAGTCAATGCTTTTCAAGCTCGTCCTCCTTTCAACAACAATAGCTACTATCCTGGAATTCGGAATCATCATAACCTGTCATATCGCAGTAACAATGTGTTAAATCCTCAACAACAACATTTTCCACCACAAGCACCACAACAACATTATGGGCAACATCAGCAATATCAGCCCAATCAAGGACCACCCGGTTTCCAAAGGCCTCCTCAAGGCCATCAACAGCAGCATTTTCAGAACCAACAACCCCAATCCGAATTGGGGGAGTTGAAAAACATGATGGCCCAAATGGCCAAACAGCTTGAGCAACTCGGTACTCACAATAAAATGCTTGAAACTCAAGTTGCTCAATTGGCTGCATCTAGCTCCTCTAGACAAGCAGGAGCATTGCCCGGCCAACCCACTCAACCACATGGCAAGGAGACCGCCAATGCAATCACTACAAGGAGCGGGTTGAGTTATGATGAGCCGCCCATGCCTCACAATGAAGAGTCAAATTCGAAAGAAGTGGGCATTCCTGAAGTGGTTATTGATGAAGCACCTTCTGAGGCAGTGCACGAGAAAGAGAAAGCAAAAGAAGAGGCATTGCAAGTGCCTCCCATCACACTTCCTTTTCCCAACCGCCAAGTAAAGAGCAAGCTTGACAAACAATTCGGTAAGTTCTTGGAGGTAGTTAAGAATTTGCAGGTAACAGTTCCTTTTACTGAATTAATCACACAAGTGCCTGCTTATGCTAAATTCATGAAGGACATATTGACTAGGAAAAGAGCCTTTAGTGAGGTGGAAACAGTTGCTTTTACTGAACAATGTAGTGCTTTGCTACAAAACAAATCCCCTCCAAAACTGAAAGATCCTGGTAGTTTCTCCATCCCCTGTCACATTGGGACACTGTTTATTGATAAAGCTTTATGTGATTTAGGAGCTAGTGTCAGTGTAATGCCTTTTTCTGTCTGTTCTAAACTGAAAATGGGAGATCTAAAAGTTACCAATATTACTTTACAAATGGCCGACCGTTCTGTTAAATATCCTTTGGGTATTTTAGAGGACGTCCCTGTTAGGGTAGGTAAGTTTTATATCcctgttgattttgttgttcttgatatgGAGGAAGATCGACAAATTCCTATTATTTTAGGAAGACCTTTCCTTCATACGGCAGGAGCAGTTATTGATGTGAAAAATGGTAGACTTACACTTTCTGTGGGGGATGACAATATAACTTTCAATTTCAGCAATGCTTTGAAAGGTCCCATGCTTGAGAAAAAATGCTATGCTATTGATGTAGTTGATGTGATTTGTCATGATAACTTGCCCCTAACTCTTATGAAAGATCCTTTGGAGGCCGTTCTTTGTCTTGAATCTTCTACAGGTGATGCTAGCATTTGGAAGACTAAAATTGATGCTATTGAACAAGCTCTTT TATGTTTTTCTTGA
- the LOC130809270 gene encoding uncharacterized mitochondrial protein AtMg00820-like, whose amino-acid sequence MIFSNPINKYYSHALSVSFSSLPKSPLHALHEPNWKLAMQEEFDALIENHTWDLVPRPPNANIIRSLWVFRVKTKSDGSFERYIARLVGDGKSEREGIDCDETF is encoded by the coding sequence ATGATATTTTCAAACCCAATCAATAAATACTATTCCCATGCTTTATCtgtttctttttcttccttACCCAAATCTCCTCTTCATGCCCTTCATGAACCGAACTGGAAGTTAGCTATGCAAGAGGAATTTGATGCCTTAATTGAGAATCACACTTGGGATCTGGTACCTCGTCCTCCTAATGCTAATATCATTCGATCTTTGTGGGTATTTCGTGTCAAGACCAAGTCCgatggttcttttgagcgctatatagcgcgtcttgttggtgatggtaaatCTGAAAGGGAAGGCATTGACTGTGATGAAACTTTTTAG